In Oryza brachyantha chromosome 1, ObraRS2, whole genome shotgun sequence, the following are encoded in one genomic region:
- the LOC102702614 gene encoding 60S ribosomal protein L36-3-like: MAPQPKSGLFVGINRGHVVTKRELPPRPSDRKGKNTKRVNFVRGLIREVAGFAPYEKRITELLKVGKDKRALKVAKRKLGTHKRAKKKREEMAGVIRKMRSAGTTDKKK, encoded by the exons ATGGCGCCGCAGCCCAAGTCGGGGCTCTTCGTCGGCATCAACAGGGGGCACGTCGTCACCAAGCGCGAGCTGCCGCCTCGCCCGTCCGACCGCAAGGGG aaaaataccaagaggGTGAATTTTGTCAGAGGCTTGATTAGGGAGGTAGCCGGATTTGCTCCATATGAGAAGCGCATCACCGAGCTTCTTAAGGTTGGAAAGGACAAGCGTGCACTGAAGGTCGCAAAGAGAAAACTTGGTACCCACAAGAGagcaaagaagaagagagaggagatggcAGGTGTTATCAGGAAGATGAG GTCTGCTGGTACCACTGACAAGAAGAAATAG